TGCTGACTATCACTGCGCGTAGGGGCAGAGAGGGTAACCGCTGTCTAGAGGCACTCCTCTCCGTCCGGGTTAGTGACGAGGGGCTGGTCGGGCTCGAGCCTAGCGCGTTAGCCTCTCTATCCGATAGGCTCGAGCTGCTTGGTCTTGAGGTGGCGGGTCTTAGGGGAGGCGACGGGTTCATCGAGGTAATACTCCGGGTTGAGCAGAGCGGCAATTGCGACTAGCTTATCGCCTCCTCATCGCCAGTATCATACCCTACGGCGGGGAGATGTTGTGACGGCTAAGAGGCTAGCAAGGAGGACTGCAACGCTTGACGAGTTCCTGGCAGCCGCTAGGGAGGCTGCTAGACGGGTGCGCGAGCAACAAGTAGACCTGGAGGCGTTGATATCGCGTCTAGCTGAGGAAGCTGCCAAGAGAGCCGCCGCGATGGTAGTGGAGAGGCTCGAGAGGAGCCTAGAGAGGAGTATCCACGAGCAAACGGAGGTTGTGAAGAGCATCGAGAGGATAGTGAGGAGCGTTGTGAGTGATGCTGTCGCAACTGCACTGCAACCAATCAACAAGAGACTGGACGAACTCGCTATGGAGGTGCGCACGTTGAGATCCACAGTGGAGAGGTTAGAGTCTAGGGGTGTTGGCGAGCGTCGGTCTGAGGAGAGGAGGCTGCCACCCTGGGCCCGCAAGCTCGCCAAGATGCTCGAGGATAGGCCTTTCATCCGCCTCCACGAGCTCGGCATCGATATCTACCAGGTTAAGGGCGAGCCAAGTGTACTACGCGAGCTGGATGCCGTCCTCGTGGAGACTATGAATGGCGTTTATCTGGTGAAGAGGAGCGAGTGGACAAAACTCCTCGAGAAGCTGGAGAGCGTGAAGAGCAGGGATGAGGAGGAGGCTGTGAGGATAGCTGGCCCACTGGCAGAAATAGTAGCCGCATTGCTACGCGACAACCTCCTGTACTATAACAACGGGTGGAGAGTACTACCCGACGCCTTCCTCAACCCCGAGTAGAGGACCTCGGCCTGGACTAGGCTCCTCACCGGGGCCCTGCGGGCCCCTCCCTGGGCCCGTATTCCTCCACATCGGTCCATGGTTGGGAGGTTACGGATATCCCCTAGGCTTGTAGCCTATAGCCTCGAGGTATTTTCTCAGCGCTTCAACATTCCAGGGCCACTTAGTCTTCCTCCTCTTGTCCACGTAGAGTCCTAGCTTCATAGCCTCCTTGACGCCCAGCCCGACCTCCTTCAGCTCCGGTATGCTGAAGCCCCTGCCCTCCCTAACACCCGGGTCGATACCACCATACTTGCGAAGCCTTGGCTTCTTGACTATGGCGCGGGGCGGCTCGAAGCTACGCTCTTCGCTCAACCCGCTCACCGGTGGCGGCGAGGCCACTCGAACTCCTTATTAGCTTAAGCTTGGATTGAGAGGCGCAACCGGATCTTCCTTGAACACCTTGAGTACTACGCTGGTGACGGTCCTTCTTATGGCTGGCATGCGGTTAAGCCTCTTGATGAACGCGTTTAGCTCTGACATGCTACGGAATTTGCCTATAAGCACGAGGTCATAGTCACCGGTAACATCGTACACTGCTATGAGGTTCGGCTCTTCGCGGAGCCTCTCCGCGACCTCCTCTATCCGCCCACCCTCCACCACAACGAGGATGACCGCTGTTATAGGGTACCCCAGTCTCTCATAGTCAGGTTGTATCGTGAACCTCCTGACGACACCCTCGCGTATGAGCTTCTGTATACGCGTGTGTACGGTTGAAACCGCTACGCCCAGGTCCCGCGATAGCTCTCTTAGACTCGCACGCGAGTTGCTAGCCAGCAACTGCAACAGCTTCAAATCCACCTCGTCTAGCATTGCGCCACCCGTTCTACACGATGCGACATAAACCCTTAACACTTCTAGCCTGGTTATGCACTACGCTACCCCGGTTGGAGGGCTGCGTAGGAACCTTGGCTGGTCTGAGGAGGCTCGTGCTAGACGTGCTAAAGCCTCTACGTGACCCTTCGCTAACAGAGATGGCGCTATTGCTAGCCAAGGTTAGGGGCGTGAAAGGCGTAAACATAACCGTGAATGAGGTCGACGTCGAGACACTTAGCCTCACGATAGTCGTCGAGGGCGATGATATAGACTTTGAGGGTGTAAAGAAGGTGCTCGAGGAGGTTGGCGCAGCGATACACAGTATCGACCAAGTTGTCGCCGGCGAGAAGATAGTCGAGGTCCCAGAGTTGAGAAGAGGGGAGTAGTGCACTGCACGCGACATCCCGGTGACCACTACACCACCGGGAGTAGTTCACGGTTGACACGTGGCCGCCGCCCACGTAAAAACGCGAGAGTGTTAACCACCGTGGCAGCCCCGGGGACGACTAGCAGATTTTTGTCCCTGGGGGTGCCTCGCCATCCACAGTGAGCAGGTAAGGCCTCTCGTCTTTCCCACAGCCCGCCGCGAGTATCATACCCTCGCTGAGATAACCCCTGATCCTCTTAGGCGCCAGGTTGGCTACTACGACAACCCTCTTACCAATGAGGTCTTCCGGCTTGTACCACTCGGCTATACCCGATATTATCTGGCGCTTCTCGTTACCCAGGTCGACTATGAGCCTTAGTAGCCTCGTGCCCGGTATATGCTCAGCCTCGACTACTATACCGACGCGTAGGTCTATACGGGCGAACTCGTCGATAGTTATCTGCTCGGCGGGCTTAGCCTCGTTTGCCAAGCAGCTCACCTAGAGCCTATGCGTTTGAGCTCCGAGGCAAACCAGTTGACGAGCTCGTCTACCTCGGCAAGCCTCCTCTTCTTCACATCGTCTGCTACGTGCTGCAACTCCCTCTTCAGTGCATCGAACTCGCGGTCGAGCTCGTTCCTGGCGTCGCGTAGCAGCTCGTCTAGGCTTGGGAGGGGCATGCCCTGGCTCCCCGCGGCTGGGGGACCCAGGTGAGAGTAAATGAGGCGTTCCCCCGGGACCCTGGATCCGGGGATGACGACGACTTGCCCCCCTGAGGGAGACGGGGTGCTGAATACTGTGGCGCCCGACCCCGCTTATACAATGGTAGTTTTAAGAGGGGCTGGTGTGGGGCGAGCGTTTCGTGGGTGGTTAGGTGTCGCAGCAACAGCAGTTTAGGCACATAGTGCGTGTCGCGGGTACTGATCTCGATGGTAGGTTGAAGGTTCCCTTCGCCCTGGCTAAGATAAAGGGTGTCGGCATAACGTTCGCTTATGCACTCTGCAGACTCCTTGGTATCGACCCGGAGAAGAGGGCGGGCTACCTAACTGACGCCGAGATACAAAAGATCGAGCAGGCGCTGAAGGATCCAAAGGCCATTGGGATCCCGTCCTGGATGCTCAACAGGAGGAAGGACTATGAGACTGGCCGCGACATGCACCTCATTGGCGCCGAGTTGATCTACTATGCTAGGCAGGATATTGAGAGATTGAAGAGGATCAAGTCGTGGAGGGGTATCCGCCACGCGCTGGGTCTAAAGGTTAGGGGCCAGAGGACGAGGACAACCGGCCGTACTGGTATGACTGTGGGTGTCTCGAAGAGGAGGAAGTAGCGGGGTGGTGACGAGTGGGTGACCCGAAGAAGCCACGTAAGAAGTGGGAGTCGCCCGGTCACCCCTGGATTAAGGAGAGGCTGCTGCGCGAGATCGAGCTTATCGGTAGGTATGGCCTGCGTAACAAGAAGGAGATATGGCAGGCTGAGACGCTGGCAAGGTACTTCCGTCACCGTGCTCGCCGCCTCCTAGCTCTCCCAGAGGATGTGCGCAAGAAGGAGGAGGAGCAGCTGCTACGCAAGCTGTATCGTATGGGTGTACTCCCTGAGAACGCGACGCTTGACGACGTTCTCGGCTTGACTGCTGAGCACTTCCTTGAGAGGAGGCTCCAGACGATAGTCTACAAGAAGGGCCTCGCTAGGACCATCTGGCAGGCCAGACAGCTGATAGTCCATGGCCACATCGCAATCGGCGGTAGGAGGATAAGGTCGCCGGGCTACCTAGTCCCGCGTGACGAGGAGGACCTCATAGACTATGCGCCGACGAGCCCATTCGCCAAGAGGAGGGAGGAGCAGGCCCAGCAGGCCCCCAGCCAGCAGAGTCAAGAGGGCGGGGCTGAGGCTGCAGGGTGAGGGGTGAGAGAGCATGGCGTTCACATCCAGGGAGATAAAGTGGGGTGTAGCACACATCTACAGTAGCTACAACAACACCATAGTGCACATAACCGACCTCACGGGAGCCGAGACAGTATCTCGAGCTAGCGGAGGCATGGTCGTCAAGGCTGACCGCGAGAAGCCAAGCCCCTACGCCGCAATGCTAGCAGCCAGCAAGGCCGGTCAAGAAGCGATGGAGAAGGGCATAATGGCTCTCCACATCAAGGTGCGCGCCCCTGGAGGCCACGGACCAAAGACGCCAGGCCCAGGCGCCCAGGCAGCCATCAGGGCACTAGCAAGGATGGGCTTCATCATAGGCAGGATCGAGGACGTCACCCCGATACCACACGATACCACCAGGCGCCCAGGAGGCCGCCGCGGACGCCGTGTCTAAAACGCACTACACGCTCCATACCAGCTTTTCTTACAATCCTACAGTCGAGCCCCGCACCACATCCTTCACGCCAGCGACACCTGCCAGTTTCCCTCATTCTCACCCTCCACAACACCATACCCAGGGTATCGTACACGCCTCCAACGTCTACGATCCTAGAGGGAGGGGCCATGGGCAATCAAGCGGATTGTGCCGCGCCGAGAGCTACCCTATATATGGTGTGGCGGGTTGAGCGTGCCTCCGGTTGCAGGGTATGATCCGCCGCGAGGAGTGGGGCATAGGCGGACCAAAACCGGAGCGCATTCGCGTTGGGCTGCTAGACTCCACGCTCCGTGAGGGTGAGCAGACTCCAGGCGTGAGCTTCACCGTCGAGCAGAAGGTCGAGATAGCTAAGCTTCTCAGCGAGGCTGGCGTACAGATGATTGAGGCTGGTCATCCTGCCGTCGCGCCAGATGTCTACGAGGCTGTCAAGAGGATAATCCAGTTGAAGAAGGAGGGCGTAATACGCTCAGAGATAGTCGCTCACTCGCGAGCCGTCAAGAGGGATATCGAGGTTGCAGCGGAGCTGGAGCCAGACCGCATAGCCATCTTCTACGGCGTTAGCGACATCCACCTTAGGTATAAGCACCGTGTTTCGCGCGAGGAGGCCCTCTCAATCATAGGAGAGATGGTGGAGTACGCGAAGCAGCACGGTGTGAAGGTTAGATTTACGGCGGAAGACGCCACCAGGGCCGACTACGATTACCTCGTAGAGGTTGTGAAGACTGCTAGGGATGCCGGGGCGGATAGGGTATCAATAGCGGATACCGTGGGGATAGCCACACCTGCCTTCATGAGGAGGTTGTTCGAGAGCCTAACCAGGGACGCCCCGGGAGTAGAGTTCGACGTACATGCACACAATGACCTCGGCCTCGCGACGGCCAACTCGCTCGCTGCTGTAGAGGGAGGCGCCACCATAATCCACGTTACTGTGAACGGCTTGGGCGAGAGAGCCGGAATAACCCCGCTCCACGAGGCGGCAGTCGCGCTCAAGGTGCACTACGGAATCGAGGTTATAGACTTGAAGCTCATCCCGAAGCTATCCAGGCTGGTCGAGAGGTACTCGGGTATACCCGTGCCGCCAAACACACCGGTTGTCGGCGACAACGCGTTCACGCACAAGGCCGGAGTCCACGTCGCTGGTATACTCGCCAACCCCGAGACCTACGAGCCCTACCCGCCAGAGATGGTGGGGAGAACCAGAGACTACGTGATAGACAAGTACACTGGCAAGAAGGCTGTGAAAGCCAGGCTCGAGAAGCTAGGCGTGACGGTCACCGACAAGGAGCTTGAAGAGATAGTAAGGAGGATTAAAGCAAGACCCGACATACGCTACCTGCGCGACGAGGACCTTCTAGAGATAGCGAGCGAGGTAATGGGCAAGCCACTAGCGCTAACAGCCCCAAGAGGCGTAGAAGCCATAGTCCTCGTAAAGACGAACAGCAACGTATACACAACATCCATAGCCAGAAGGCTAAGCATCATACCAGGCGTCGCAGAGGTAATGGAGGTGACAGGCGATAACGACATAGTACTACGCATACAAGCCAGGAACACTGAACAACTAAACCAAGTGATAGAACAGGTACGCACCATACCAGGCGTACAATCGACATACACGATGCTAATACTCAAGAAGAGCACGGGAGAGCAGAAAGAAGCCTAACCACCCCAACCCACCCATTGTCTACGCACCATCTATACACCTGTACGCCGCAGCACACTCCTACTAACTTGCACGATATCCATCCTTCTCGCCACTCTCCCAGTTATCACCTGGTTTAGAATCGCGGCGAAAACCCTAGTTGGACAGACGATTGGATTAACCTCTGCCTAGTTAAGCAACATGCGAGTACCACACACGCCTAGCATGGCCACGCCGATACTACGAGGGCAACCTCGACGTGCTATGGCTGATATTGTCGGTCTTGTGGTGCGGGTAAAGGTTATAGCTGGTGGTGTATTGCCGTTGGTTGATGGTGTGAGGGGCCGTCGTCTAGC
The Pyrolobus fumarii 1A DNA segment above includes these coding regions:
- a CDS encoding 50S ribosomal protein L13e, translating into MSGLSEERSFEPPRAIVKKPRLRKYGGIDPGVREGRGFSIPELKEVGLGVKEAMKLGLYVDKRRKTKWPWNVEALRKYLEAIGYKPRGYP
- the metG gene encoding methionine--tRNA ligase subunit beta, whose protein sequence is MANEAKPAEQITIDEFARIDLRVGIVVEAEHIPGTRLLRLIVDLGNEKRQIISGIAEWYKPEDLIGKRVVVVANLAPKRIRGYLSEGMILAAGCGKDERPYLLTVDGEAPPGTKIC
- a CDS encoding DUF211 domain-containing protein, producing the protein MAGLRRLVLDVLKPLRDPSLTEMALLLAKVRGVKGVNITVNEVDVETLSLTIVVEGDDIDFEGVKKVLEEVGAAIHSIDQVVAGEKIVEVPELRRGE
- a CDS encoding 30S ribosomal protein S4 — encoded protein: MGDPKKPRKKWESPGHPWIKERLLREIELIGRYGLRNKKEIWQAETLARYFRHRARRLLALPEDVRKKEEEQLLRKLYRMGVLPENATLDDVLGLTAEHFLERRLQTIVYKKGLARTIWQARQLIVHGHIAIGGRRIRSPGYLVPRDEEDLIDYAPTSPFAKRREEQAQQAPSQQSQEGGAEAAG
- the lysS gene encoding homocitrate synthase, which translates into the protein MIRREEWGIGGPKPERIRVGLLDSTLREGEQTPGVSFTVEQKVEIAKLLSEAGVQMIEAGHPAVAPDVYEAVKRIIQLKKEGVIRSEIVAHSRAVKRDIEVAAELEPDRIAIFYGVSDIHLRYKHRVSREEALSIIGEMVEYAKQHGVKVRFTAEDATRADYDYLVEVVKTARDAGADRVSIADTVGIATPAFMRRLFESLTRDAPGVEFDVHAHNDLGLATANSLAAVEGGATIIHVTVNGLGERAGITPLHEAAVALKVHYGIEVIDLKLIPKLSRLVERYSGIPVPPNTPVVGDNAFTHKAGVHVAGILANPETYEPYPPEMVGRTRDYVIDKYTGKKAVKARLEKLGVTVTDKELEEIVRRIKARPDIRYLRDEDLLEIASEVMGKPLALTAPRGVEAIVLVKTNSNVYTTSIARRLSIIPGVAEVMEVTGDNDIVLRIQARNTEQLNQVIEQVRTIPGVQSTYTMLILKKSTGEQKEA
- a CDS encoding 30S ribosomal protein S11, which codes for MAFTSREIKWGVAHIYSSYNNTIVHITDLTGAETVSRASGGMVVKADREKPSPYAAMLAASKAGQEAMEKGIMALHIKVRAPGGHGPKTPGPGAQAAIRALARMGFIIGRIEDVTPIPHDTTRRPGGRRGRRV
- a CDS encoding 30S ribosomal protein S13 — its product is MSQQQQFRHIVRVAGTDLDGRLKVPFALAKIKGVGITFAYALCRLLGIDPEKRAGYLTDAEIQKIEQALKDPKAIGIPSWMLNRRKDYETGRDMHLIGAELIYYARQDIERLKRIKSWRGIRHALGLKVRGQRTRTTGRTGMTVGVSKRRK
- a CDS encoding Lrp/AsnC family transcriptional regulator; translation: MLDEVDLKLLQLLASNSRASLRELSRDLGVAVSTVHTRIQKLIREGVVRRFTIQPDYERLGYPITAVILVVVEGGRIEEVAERLREEPNLIAVYDVTGDYDLVLIGKFRSMSELNAFIKRLNRMPAIRRTVTSVVLKVFKEDPVAPLNPSLS